In Sardina pilchardus chromosome 10, fSarPil1.1, whole genome shotgun sequence, one genomic interval encodes:
- the LOC134093744 gene encoding ubiquitin-conjugating enzyme E2 H, with protein sequence MSSPSPGKRRMDTDVVKLIESKHEVTILSGLNEFVVKFYGPQGTPYEGGVWKVRVDLPDKYPFKSPSIGFMNKIFHPNIDEASGTVCLDVINQTWTALYDLTNIFESFLPQLLAYPNPIDPLNGDAAAMYLHRPEEYKQKIKEYIQKYATEEALKEQEEGAGDSSSESSMSDFSEDEAQDMEL encoded by the exons CATTGAAAGCAAACATGAAGTTACTATCCTGAGTGGACTGAACGAGTTTGTGGTGAAGTTTTACGGACCACAAGGAA CGCCATATGAAGGAGGAGTGTGGAAAGTGCGGGTAGATCTACCAGACAAATACCCGTTCAAGTCTCCGTCTATAG GTTTTATGAATAAAATATTCCACCCAAACATCGACGAAGC ATCAGGCACTGTCTGCTTAGACGTCATCAACCAGACATGGACAGCCCTTTACG ATCTCACCAACATCTTTGAGTCCTTCTTACCTCAGTTATTAGCATACCCTAATCCCATTGATCCATTAAATGGAGATGCAGCTGCCATGTACCTCCATCGGCCAGAGGAATACAAACAGAAAATCAAAG AATACATCCAGAAATATGCAACAGAAGAGGCTCTTAAGGAGCAAGAGGAAGGCGCTGGGGACTCCTCTTCAGAGAGCAGCATGTCGGATTTCTCAGAGGACGAGGCCCAGGACATGGAGTTGTAG